The Candidatus Bathyarchaeota archaeon sequence GGAATACCAACCAGAAGGGCTATCGCCACGATCACGTCTCACTGCCTGGCTTGTGGTTTTGTGGATCGTCGGCATTATGATTGTTTTGTGGATCGCTTTATCAAGCCGCCAGGAGGTATTAGCGCAGACGGAATTCACTCCCACAGTTGAACACTCTGTCGAATATCCTGGCTATCCTCAAAAGGTAACCCATACGCCTATGCTGACGATGACGCCAACTTTTAGTCTTTCAGAATCGGGATTGATGAAAAAGCCGGAGAATATACAATTATCATCATCCACACCCTTGACCAGCGATCTGATGATCATAACTGTTCCAGCGACGGTAATTGTCCGTGAAACTGTTGTAGTACGTGAAACCATCCCAGGACCGGCGCAACAGGTTGTTGTGACACGACTGGTTCCCCAAAGTTCTAATGGGTCACAGCCCCAGGTTCGCGAAGTTTTCATTACCCAGATCGTCGTCCATACCGCCGAACCAGGTCCAACAAATACGCCGTGGATTGTCACTGCTACGGCTGGCATCCTGCCAATAGCGACCGTTGCGCCTACTCAAACGCCATGGATCATTACCAATACTCCGGGACCAACACAAACGCCATGGATTCGCCACATAACCAACACGCCAGGCCCAACACAAACACCCTGGATCGTCACAGCTACGCCAACATACACAACTATGCAGACCGTTACCGCTACACTGCCGATTAGTGACACCTACACCCCTACGCCAACCTATACTAACACTATCACAGTAACACAGGAGATTACGAATTGATCGATCTATCTATCATCCTACCTGCTCATAACGAATCGAAACGCTTGCCGCGTTGCATGTCGATCCTTGAAAATTGGCTGGTGCAAAACACATTTGAAAAATGCGTTGAAATCATCATCGTTGAGAATGGCTCATCCGATGAAACTTACCAGGTAGCCACATCGTACTGCAATCATTATCCAGCAAAAGTCCGGACAATCACATTACCTATGCGAGGCAAGGGAATAGCAGTCAAAACTGGCATGTTGATCGCAAATGGAGCCATTCGAATGATGGCTGACGTTGATCTGGCAATGTTGCCGCACGCTTCTGATTCAACAGATAAACTGCGAAACGATTGGTGGAGAATGTATTATCTGGCCCATGAATTCCCCGTTGTGATCGGTTCACGCCGGGCGTTAGGAGCAATCATAGACGAACCACTCCACCGCAAATTGACAGGCCTCCTGTTCAATCGCCTGGTACGGTTTCTATTGCCAGATATTCGCGATTCGCAATGCGGTTTCAAATGTTTCAACGGTCTTGCAGCAGAAACATTGTTCAGTCGCCAGGCCATCAATGGCATGGCCTTCGATGTTGAAATTCTCTACCTGGCGCGTCTGTTAGGCATAGAAGTGTTTGAGGTTGGGGTAAATTGGACGCACGATAACGATTCGCGTGTACGGATGGGGCGTGATAGCTTTGCCATGGTTATAGATTTGTTCCGTATCTATTGCATGTATCGCAACGAACCAAAATCGTCAATTCTCTAGACTGGCTCCTGTTAAAATTAGCTGGGTCTTTTCCAGGGGATAATTTTGCAATATCTATTGCGTTAGTTTTCAATAATTACCCGTTTTCGAGCTGAAAAATATCCCGATCTCCAGTGTTTTTGACCTAAAATTGCAACAATAATTGGTAATAATAGCAGATTGCTTTCGATAATAGGAAATTATCTCAAATATTATCGCACGCAGACACGTAAAATGATTATCCCCCAAAGCCCTAAAACTGCAATAATTAGCGTCCTTCGCCTGCCAATCAGCCCAACCAGAGCTAGAGACCAACTGTGAAACGCCAGATACGGAGACAGAAATGGACTTGCAGCCAGCGCAAGGCGCATATCATCGCGCTTCCATGCCAACCATGCAAGCCATATGCCAAACGGCGCACCCCATGGCCATACGTCTTGTGACCAGGTGAAGTGCAACCTTATAACTGGATTCCACAATCTAAGCATCCAAGCCAAAGCCAGTGAAATTGCCACTGGCCCAACGACCAGGAGATATTCCGTCCAGCCGATTCGTAGTACACGTGCACACTGTAACGCAGTTGGGATCATGGATAGATGGGGTTTGATTACCAATAGCCACAGGCCAGACGATACTGGCAAGGTTGCGCCTAATAGCACCGCCCAATCTATATTACCCATTTGCAAGCCATTCATAACTGGCGGAGAGATCATCAATAGCGCTATTTCAACCGGAGTAGCCCCCATGCGTTGGAACGCCCAGGCATAACAAGCGAATCCGATCATAAACCAGATCGCAAAACCAGCCCGCTCTGGCATCCAACCCAAGGCCGATAACGCTATGGCTACCCACGGTGGGTTATAAAATGATTTCACCTGGTATGGATCACTGTCATGGACAATTGCCCGGGCAACCGGATAGAACGTATTATGCCAATCTTTCCCAACCGGTAGAAGCAGCAACGCTAGCAAAAAAGCCAGCGTGCACAATACCATCAGAAGAATAAACTTACTCTGTTGTGGCATTGCGTTTTTTGGTTGTATTGCCAGGTAAGTTCGTCGGGAAACCATCTAAGCACCAATGCCCAAAATCTGAGATCATCAGCCCCCAGACGAAAAATATTAACCATTCTGGCCAGGCATACGGACGCCAAAGCTGTGGCAATTGTGACACGCTGACGCTTTGACTGATCAGGTGTGTCACACTCATACCAAGATAACCCAGGACATACAGATATATTAACCTGACTAAGGTACCGACAAACGGTAAATGTGATAGCCAATGTCGATGGTGTGGTATCAGGCGTGCGTACGGCCACCAGATAAAGCGCCAGGCTGCGCCGATTATCCAATGCACCCGGTAAGCCACATTGTTTGCATGCACCGGGTTTTGAACGTCTAGGTCTGGTGTGATGAGTATACCGGCCAGCATACCGGAGGCGATCGGCAACATGATTGACGCCGGTTGTCCTAAGACCTTTACCGACGCGGCTGTGCTAAGAGCCATGATCAAGCTAATAGCATGGTGTGTCTTACCGTCCGCCATTATATCCACTTATGTGAAAGCTTGATCGCAGTTTAACCCCATGCAGTTACATTTTGTTCAATATCTATTTGTCGGCGGTTAGCGGTTGGCGGTAATTTTGAGAAACAGGGTATATAGCGATTCTGCATATCTTCTCACAATCAGTTACTCTATTTCAACATCATCAGATACTAACTTCAACCTGCGTGGCGCTGAACCTGATGGTATAGAAACTTCGTATGATGTATCACGAACAACAACTACCTGATTTTCAATGCTTTTCATCCATGTTCGTGTTTCATCACGCGTCAAGCCGCGTTTTTTGAACTGCTCATACAGTTTGGTGTGCGATAGTTCTCCATCCAGGTTGTCAAGTGCGTAGCAAAGGATTTCCTCAAGCGTAACATCATGGCTTTGTTTAATTTGCATCGACCGGCCTTCGATGGCGGCCTGCACTATTTCACGAACCATTTGATCGGAGATATATGGCGATTGGATCGTGATTTGCTCCCCAGATTGGTAAATAAACCGGCCTGGAGGTTGAAGGTCTTTCGCATCGCCATTGCCTAAAATCAGCATCGATGATGAAATGCTGGGACACGAAAAAGCCATTTTAGATTTCAGGTTCGTCTTGATTAATGTCGATATAACCTCCTTTGTCGGCGCCTGGGTTGCCACAATAACATGAATTCCGACAGCGCGCATCCGGGCTGCCAGATTCGCTAATAGCGGTTCGGCTTTGCGGCCAACCGCTGGATCAAGTTTGATGTCAGCCCATTCATCGATTAACAAGACAATGCGGGGCAGCTTGTTGTATTTTCTATGTGCATTGTATTTTCCAAATTCCTTATGCCCTGCCTCTTTGAGGATATTCATACGCCGTTCACCCTCGCCGATTAGCCAGGATAGCAGGCCCGGGACAGCATCACGTTCATACACTATACCTGTTTCCGTAATGTCTTCGAGCGACATTAGGTGGGGGATCCCCTCGTAGAATGTCAATTCAAGTCCGCCTTTTAAATCCACCCCGAGAAGTCGTAAATTGTCAGGAGTATTACGGCTGATGAGGGTACATAGGATGACGTTCATCATGTTAGACTTTCCAGCGCCGGTGGAACCGGCAATCAGTAAATGTGGCATAGTTTTTAACGAACGATAGATCATCTTACTATTGGCACTGCGTCCCATCGGTATAGTTAGCTCATCGGCATATTGCGGCCAGACTTCGGTCATCTCCTGCCAGGTAACATGAGATGGTATACCCCTGATACCGCTCTCTCTTTCCACCCAATACCAGGCCCCGTCCTTTTCGTTGTACATGGCAGTAACGCGATGCCCACAACTGACAGATAAATCAGTTAATACATCCTCGGCTACCAGTTGTAATATACCGATCCCGCGCGGCCTGTGAACTGTATCGATTTTGAATCCAATCTGTGCAGATTGTAGACGCACTTCAGTAAAGTTCACAGAGCGAATTCCAGACGTCAATAGATCACGCTCAGATTTTGGGTAGCGATAGCACAGGTCTCGAGCATTTAACGTGTTGATTATGCGATCCCAATATAAATCTGCCTCTTCCATAAGAAAGCGCCTTTGATGCCGCAATTTGGACTCTTCCTGGCGTTTACGCTGTACAGATGGATCAATTTCGCGTTTTCTGGTAGCTCTAACTATACCCCTAATCAATCGGGCAATCCAATGTCTGCTGGACATCCGATGAATAGATTTTCGTAATCTATCGGGTTCCTCTGCCATGTGGAATTGTTGATCCTCTGGGATCAAATCGACGGTTGCGCCGCTTGGGTCTAAGTCAGAGAGATCACCAACTGGAGATATATACACATCACCAGTATGGGATTCGTTCTCACCCCCCTCAGCCGCCTCAGTAATTAGGGTCTTGTTATTTTGTCTACGGAGAACGAACTTGATTTTTGTCATATACCCACACTCCACCATAGAATAATTTACTGTCTAATTCCAGTTTATAAAGCCTTGCATTTGCGATCAAGGTTTGCGCTGCTTGTTCCTCGCAAGCTGGAGATACAGGCGAATCGGCCCAGACGATCCAGTAACGATCTGGCAAATCATTGGACGAGATTTCTACGATGCCTAACCCGGCGCGTGTGACAGTGCTCAGTGATCCAAGCGGCTCTTGTTCACACGGAGAAAGTTTATATTGCGGTCTCAAATCATGTGCGTACCGGTGAAATGTCACAACGGTTGAGTCATTGATATGCAATATCAGGTCGCCAGGTTGCCATTCCAGTCGCATTAGAGCTACCAGGGTTTTTAGGTCGCCCTTGTTTATTGGATTGTAACGATAGTGACCGAACAACCCAGATAATGTCAGGGGTAAAACCAACATTGCTGCATACGCAGTTTGCCACCTCGGACCGCGCGTTAACACATATGCGCAAATGAGGTACAGCGCCCCAGACGATGGCAGCAGCGCCCGGAATAATAATATCGGTACCCATCCTATTGAAACTATAATCGCCAGGCTGAGCGGCGCCAAACCCAATGCTAGCATCATCAATCCACCTGTATGCCTGGTTTGTATAACGCGCACGCATGCTAAAAATGTAACCGATAGGAATGAAATAACTGTCACGATTTTCCACTGATCGGGAGTGGCGAAGCCTAAGAATTGCATGTACAGTGCGTACACCTGCGCACCCCAGGTGATCTGTTGTATCCAGTACCCACCAGAGATAGTGCGCATCTGGCCAACCAGTACCCCAGCCCAGGGCAGCCAAAAAAATACCGCCGTACAAAGCGGCCAAAGCGAGGTAATCTTACGCTCTCTAGCATACAAGATCAACGCTAATACTGGGCCGTAAATCAGCGCGTAGTTATGCGTGTATAGTGCTGTAAGCATCGCCAAGAACACACCCACCGGAGAACGGCGTAAAATTAGCAATACAACCAGTAAGATTTCAGCCTGGAACAATGTATACATCCGGGCTTCCTGGGCATAGTGAATTTGCGCTGAGCTGATCGCCATAAATCCGACCGCACCCAACCTGGCAACATCTGAAAAGCGTAACATATAGCCGATACCATACAGCAACGGTATAGCAGCCAGCGAAAAAAGAGTCGACGGTACTCGCAGCCAAAAATCGCTATCTAATCCCAGGCTGACAAGGCTATGTAGCAGCAGATAATATAGAGGTGGATGCGTGTCGCCTGATAGCGCGATGAGCAGATGGTCAACTGGTAAACTGGCAACCCAGGCGGAAAATGCTTCGTCATACCATAATTCAGCATGACCAAGATCAATCAGGCGAAGTACAGCTCCTAGGGCAAAAATCGACCAATAGATTTTATCGACGCGATTCATAGGCCAATCGCCCCGATCATGGCTTTATGGTTCATGTACAGCGTAAACAAATACATGGCCAGGCCTCCAATCAGGCACGCACGTTTCAACCAGACGCGCCAAGATTCTGGAATCGGCAAATAGTCGATGCTGATCCAGGCTGCCACAATTGCTAATGCATACACAGCCAGGTATACCAGCAATTGATCTCTCTGTTCCAACAACAATAACCAGGCGTTATATTTTTCTGTCATATCACTCCTCAAAATCGATATGGTCTCGTATGATACGCGGCAATAGGTAAATCCATCCACCGCTAGCCATGGCTGTATTGATCTTGGCATGCAACTGCCAACCTATGAACAATCCAGCGATAAAAGGCCATGTTACGATACAACATAACATTATCAGACCTACTGATGGATCTCCGGTGGTTGTCATATCAGCCTGATTCGGAGCGGATGACCTCGCATCCGATCGACATGAACAATGCCGCGCTTTTCCAATCGGCGAACGATAATCCAGCACCACCAATACGATGCATTCAGTTCATTCGTCGAAAAACGCAATAAGGAATTAATTTCCCCATGAATTATTAAATAGTCCAAAATTTGATCTTCAAGCACCGACTGAGAAAACAAAGATTGTTTTATAGTGATTGATTCCATAAAACAATCACTATCACATTAATTTGACATTATCAAGAAACCTGACACAATGGAGTCAAAGCGTGGACGCGATCCAATCATTCATCAATCAAAATCGTTTCTCTGCTTCAACAAAAAAACACTACCGCTACATCTTGAATCGCCTGGATGCCGATGTAATCGATATTACGGCCATATCCGCAGATGATTTGTATAACTGGTTGGAAGCCCAGGGTTGGGGAGATCAAATGCGTTGGCAGGCTTATGCCTGTATTCGCTCTTTTTTACGTTGGACGACCGGTGACGATCATCCAGCGCTCAGACTGAAAATATCACGATCACAGCCAGGTCCTCAACGAAGCCTCGATTCAAACCAGGCAGCGCTTCTAATCGACTCGTTCGACGATTCGGTATTCGGTCTACGCGACAAGGCAATAGCAACAGTTTTGCTTGATACCGGCCTGCGCTGCGCCGAGGTATGCCGCTTGGAATTAAAACATATCGACTTGAAAAAGCGGCTTTTATCTGTTTTATGTAAAGGTTCGCAATGGGGTTTTGGTGCATTTTCGATCGAGACTGCCGATAATATACGCACCTGGCTGGATGTACGTCGGGAGATTGCAGCTTATGGTGTGAGAACCTTGTTTGTTAGCATTAAAGGATTAACTCCTGGAAGTCCGCTCACGCCAGACGGTTTGAATGTGATCGTGCGACGCTGGGGCGTGCGAATCGGCATAAAACTCAGCCCTCACGATTTCCGTCGTGGTTTTGCGGTCATATCGACACAATCTGGAGCGCCATCACGCTTGGTTCAGATCGCCGGGCGATGGTCATCAATCAAGATGGTGGAGCATTACACGCGGAATCTGACCCTGGCGGATTTTGAAAAATATTACCCTGTGAATTCAATACGTCATCGAAAAAACGAGTAGCGTCTGGTTGGCCGTTCGATCCGGCCCGGGGTCACTGAAGGATTATTCAAAGTTTATTTGCATAATGGTAATAAACTGGCTGATGCGATTCGAAAAGTAGAAAAACGGAGAACATCATGACCGATTTAAAACCTGCTGACCTCGAACATATCTCCCACACGCAATTGATAAACTTAGTTAAACGTGGTATTGTTAGAATAGACATGCTAACAACTTTACCTATTAACGCGATGAGCAAATACGACACACCAGAATATCAGCGACATTCCAAC is a genomic window containing:
- a CDS encoding tyrosine-type recombinase/integrase; its protein translation is MDAIQSFINQNRFSASTKKHYRYILNRLDADVIDITAISADDLYNWLEAQGWGDQMRWQAYACIRSFLRWTTGDDHPALRLKISRSQPGPQRSLDSNQAALLIDSFDDSVFGLRDKAIATVLLDTGLRCAEVCRLELKHIDLKKRLLSVLCKGSQWGFGAFSIETADNIRTWLDVRREIAAYGVRTLFVSIKGLTPGSPLTPDGLNVIVRRWGVRIGIKLSPHDFRRGFAVISTQSGAPSRLVQIAGRWSSIKMVEHYTRNLTLADFEKYYPVNSIRHRKNE
- a CDS encoding glycosyltransferase, with the protein product MIDLSIILPAHNESKRLPRCMSILENWLVQNTFEKCVEIIIVENGSSDETYQVATSYCNHYPAKVRTITLPMRGKGIAVKTGMLIANGAIRMMADVDLAMLPHASDSTDKLRNDWWRMYYLAHEFPVVIGSRRALGAIIDEPLHRKLTGLLFNRLVRFLLPDIRDSQCGFKCFNGLAAETLFSRQAINGMAFDVEILYLARLLGIEVFEVGVNWTHDNDSRVRMGRDSFAMVIDLFRIYCMYRNEPKSSIL
- a CDS encoding FtsK/SpoIIIE domain-containing protein, producing the protein MTKIKFVLRRQNNKTLITEAAEGGENESHTGDVYISPVGDLSDLDPSGATVDLIPEDQQFHMAEEPDRLRKSIHRMSSRHWIARLIRGIVRATRKREIDPSVQRKRQEESKLRHQRRFLMEEADLYWDRIINTLNARDLCYRYPKSERDLLTSGIRSVNFTEVRLQSAQIGFKIDTVHRPRGIGILQLVAEDVLTDLSVSCGHRVTAMYNEKDGAWYWVERESGIRGIPSHVTWQEMTEVWPQYADELTIPMGRSANSKMIYRSLKTMPHLLIAGSTGAGKSNMMNVILCTLISRNTPDNLRLLGVDLKGGLELTFYEGIPHLMSLEDITETGIVYERDAVPGLLSWLIGEGERRMNILKEAGHKEFGKYNAHRKYNKLPRIVLLIDEWADIKLDPAVGRKAEPLLANLAARMRAVGIHVIVATQAPTKEVISTLIKTNLKSKMAFSCPSISSSMLILGNGDAKDLQPPGRFIYQSGEQITIQSPYISDQMVREIVQAAIEGRSMQIKQSHDVTLEEILCYALDNLDGELSHTKLYEQFKKRGLTRDETRTWMKSIENQVVVVRDTSYEVSIPSGSAPRRLKLVSDDVEIE
- a CDS encoding metal-binding protein encodes the protein MADGKTHHAISLIMALSTAASVKVLGQPASIMLPIASGMLAGILITPDLDVQNPVHANNVAYRVHWIIGAAWRFIWWPYARLIPHHRHWLSHLPFVGTLVRLIYLYVLGYLGMSVTHLISQSVSVSQLPQLWRPYAWPEWLIFFVWGLMISDFGHWCLDGFPTNLPGNTTKKRNATTE